A segment of the Silvanigrella paludirubra genome:
AAATTTTTACTTATAAAATTTTATGTTTTATAAGCAAAAATATCAAACAATAATTATGGAAGATTATATGGAAATAAATTTAGGAAATTATAATTTCATAGGAATATATAAAAAAGATATAAATACATTCTTTAATCTTTTTAAAGATAATTTAATTTTTGAAGACTTATGCAAAGAATCAATAGACAAAATTTTAGAACTTGAAAGTCAAGCTAATAAAATTAAAAATGAATTTTCTCAATTCATTCAAAAAAGCAGAAAAGAACTAGAAAACGACAACAAAACAGAAAATTTAAATAAAATAAAATTAAGCATTCAAAACTACAATAAATATCACTTTGAATATTTAAAAAAACTAAAAGAAAATGATTTATTTAAAAATTGGGAGGAAAATTTTAATAATATTAACAAGTTTTTATTATCTCTTTTTTGGGAAAATGAAGACCCCGATATTTCTCAGGAATGTATAAATAATTCATTTATAAAATTCTTTTATTTCATGAAAAAAGAAATAAGAAATATTGATGAATTAAATTCAATCATAGTTTTTTTAATTTATTTTCAATTTAAATATTTTAATGAATTTCTGAATCAAGAATCTTTTCAAGATTTAAAAAAACACTGTGATATTCATGATGAAATTGAAGAAAAAAAATTGGAAAAAATAAATATAATCATTTCTATTCTTAATTCTATAGAATCTGCTATTACAAATCAAATTAAACACCTAGAAAACTCTAAAAAACAGGCTGTAAAAAATCTTTCAAAAATAGTTTTAACAAAAATTAAATATAAAATCAAAGCAAATAACCAAGAAACAAATATAAATCAATTAACAAAAAACAAATTTTTTTTAGATAAATTAACAGAAAATTTAAACCCATTTTTCTCTGTAATATTTAATAATGGATTTTACGAAATAGAGAAAAAATGTAAATATATGCCAGAAAATTTAATTAATATTTCCATAAATGAATTAATTAACGATATTAATCATATTTTTATAAAAATATCAAAAAGTAGACAAGATACTTTAACATCAAGATTAAATACTGCAAGTGATTATTTTAGCCCCCAAATAGCTATTGCACAAAATTACATGAATAACCTAGACTTAGGCAACATAGATAAAGGAAGCCATATGGAAATTTATCTTTGTAATGAGCTTAAAAAATTAGACTTTTTTGATGTAAGTTTAAAATTGCCGCGCGGTATTAATACTGAAAATTATTACTATGAAATCAAATTAAAATCTCAAAAATCAAAATTAAATGATATTCATTTCTTTTATTCAAGCGATAAAGAGATGGTAAATTTTTATATTGATAAATTTGATCCAATATTTAATAATTTATTGCAGAAAAATTTAAGAAAATTAATCCCTAAAAGAAAACAAGATATTCAGACTTACCATAACAATATAAACAATCAAAAAAATTATTCTTTTCAAAATTTTTTAAACTATACAATTTCATTATATAAAAATTATTTTTCCATTAAAGAAAAAAAATATTTAAATAAAAAAACTAGCCATGGATTTCTATTTTTCAATGACTTTAAACAATTAATAGGAGAAGGAAGTAAATTAAGGGCGGATAAAATAAAATATATAAAAGAAATGGTATATAATCTGGAATCTAATAAAAACTTAATGCCTAATGAAATGTTTAATATTGTTCAACAAGCTTATAAAAAAATAGAAATAAGCTCAAAAAAACATAAACTAATTAATATAGAGAGTTTATTTAAAACTACTTTAAACCATCATTTAAAAACAACTCTTGAAAATATTAACAAATTTAAATCAACAATGAATTCATAAAAATAGATTTAATGAGATACTTGTACTATAAAAAAGCGCCCTTGCAAAAAATTTGCAAGGGCGCTTTTTGAGCAAAGAAGCAAAAGAGATTCTTAACGCTTGGAGAATTGGAAACGAGCACGAGCAGAACGTAAACCATATTTTTTACGCTCTTTGATGCGCGCATCACGAGTAATAAGACTAGAAGCCTTAAGAATAGAACGGAATTCTGGGTTCATGTTAAGAAGCGCATGAGTAATACCATGACGGATTGCTCCCGCTTGACCAGAAAGACCACCACCAACAACAGTAACGCGGATATCAACCTTACCTAAAGTTTGAGTAAGATTTAAAGGTTGCTCAACAACCATGCGTGAAGTTGGACGCTTGAAATAATCTTCAAGAGTGCGGTGATTGATTGTGATAGCACCTTTGCCATCTCTTACCAAATAAACACGAGCGATAGATGTTTTACGTTTACCTACGCCAGATACATATTTAACTGCCATTTTAGGCTCCCTCATTTAAATCGCTTATTAGTTTTTAAGTGTACGCTCTGGTAATGCTTCCGGATTTTGAGCAGTATGTGGATGCTCAGCGCCAGCATATACTTTAAGGTGACGGTAGCACTCATTACCCAAACGATTGTGTGGAAGCATTCCCTTAACAGCTAGCTCTAATAAACGCTCTGGTTGAGAAGCGCGAATTTCAGCAGCAGTTTGGGTTTTAAGACCGCCAAAAAAGCCTGTGTGACGGTGGTAAAGCTTAGTAAGCTCTTTATTTGAAGAAAGAACTACTTTCTCAGCATTAATAACAATAACGTTATC
Coding sequences within it:
- the rpsI gene encoding 30S ribosomal protein S9: MAVKYVSGVGKRKTSIARVYLVRDGKGAITINHRTLEDYFKRPTSRMVVEQPLNLTQTLGKVDIRVTVVGGGLSGQAGAIRHGITHALLNMNPEFRSILKASSLITRDARIKERKKYGLRSARARFQFSKR
- the rplM gene encoding 50S ribosomal protein L13, with amino-acid sequence MKTYSAKASEIQKKWFIVDAEGKTLGRLATQIAYVLRGKHKPTFTPHMDMGDNVIVINAEKVVLSSNKELTKLYHRHTGFFGGLKTQTAAEIRASQPERLLELAVKGMLPHNRLGNECYRHLKVYAGAEHPHTAQNPEALPERTLKN